CCTATTGAGCTGTGATAGCAGTCATATAAACATCGGCAAGTCGCTCGGCAAACCGTTGTTTAAATAACAAGTAAAAATTATCACAGGCTAATGGAAAATGCAAGGGAGTGGGGAGTAGGAGAGGTGGGGGAGTGCGAGAAGATGGGGGGAGAGAGGGAAGCAAGAGAAGGATATACTAAATTTCCTCTCCCTCATCTCTAAAACTGGGAAAACTCGCCATTAAGCGCCCATTTCCCAACTTCCTGAATCTTGTAACTCAGGGGATCGTGGAGGGTGAGGGTGCGGAGGTTGCGCCAATAGCGATCAAAGCCGTATTCTGTGGCTGTGGCTCTAGCGCCCATGAGTTCAAAGATTTGGTTTGTAATCTCTAAGCCTACTTTGGTAGTGAAAGCCGCAGCCGTGGAAATAGCTATAGCAGTTTTGCCAAATTCATCTGCTGTTAGTTGTCTACCCCGCTCCCAAGCAGCTTGGAATTTCTCCGCCGCCTCATCACTGAGAACAGTAGCAGCGTTTAAGTCTACCCACAGTTTGCCGTAAGTCTGCAAGATGTAAGGATCTGCTGTAGCACTATGTACTCCAGAATTTACCCAAGGTTGGGTTGTTGTGGTGGTATATTCCTTGGCTTGAGCGAATGCACCCAAGGCAATTCCTAGTAAGATATTGACTCTGACTAGATGAGAAATATAAATTCTCAGTGCAGCAAAGGGAGTACCAATTGATTCTGGATTTGCTAATATCTCAAATTCTTTTACTAAAACGTTAGCAAAGGAAACGCTACCGCTATCGGTTTGCCGTTGTCCGATATTATCCCAATCATCATGAATGGTGATTCCATAACTGAAAGTAGGGATGGCAACTACTACAGGTTTAGATTCCCCTATTGGTAAGGCGGAAACTGTCAGCATATCGGAATCTTGAGCGCCAGAACAGAAGCTCTTGAGTCCGTTGAGACGGTAGTTTTTGCCGTCACTGCTGAGAGTCAGGCGCTTATCTAGGGGGTTGAGAGCATTTCCCCAAAACCAATTGTGTCTAGCTGTCCAAGTGTAGTAATTCTCTGCTTGTTCTGTTGTGCCGTAAAGATAAGGCGTAATCACTTGCAAATGGTGATAACCAAACAAATGAGCGATGGAACTATCTACTTGAGCAAATTGCCGCACGATTTGGAGTGTAGTTATCCAAGTTTCACCCAGTCCGCCGTATTCTTTGGGGATGATAAGTTTTAGTAAACCACTTTGCCGGAGGTGCGATCGCTCATACTTTGCTGTTCCCCCTTGTTTGTCCCTTTCTACAGCAGTCTGGGCAAACACAGGGACTAAAGAAGCAGCTAATTTGATATAGTCTTGGGTTTCGGTAATAACTGATGGCATAGACTTTCATGATGCAGTGGTTTACAGAATATTTTTTGTGTTTTTCTACTTCAATTGAGGAATCAAAATACAAAATTAGTTAGATTTTGTGAATATTTATTAAGTCCTGAATATTAAAATATTAAGACTATCTAATAAAATCTACGATAAACACGTCGAATTAGCGTATTCTAATATTCTAGAAAGGAGCATTTCACAAAAAATAGATAAAAGCAAGTGTTGAACAATACATTTTTCTAATTTCTCTTACTTGACCAATAGCTTACTTATCTGATTAATCTATGCAATAATGAACAACTATATTCATTAACTACGGTTAAACAATAGATTTACAGTAATATGTGTTGACAAGGAGCTTACTGTACATGTAACTTGGCTTATTATTAGTAATACAATCCTCTCGTCATAAATATTTTCAACATCAAGTTGAGAGAAAGAATCCCCTTTCTGAATGTCGCTCAAGTAAGAAATGATTATCTTGGGTACGTATTATATTTGCTGAAAAAAACTCAATATTTTCTCATTTTAGAGCTTCACAAATTAGCCAATTTAAGTCAAAATTTCATAGACTTGAACTCAAGAAAAAGACAAAGATTATGTTATATAACCAACTTGGTGAAAGTGATCTAAAAGTTTCAGATATTTGCTTGGGAACCATGACTTATGGTAAGCAAAATACTATTGAAGAAGCCCATGAACAGCTAGATTATGCGGTCGCCCAAGGAATCAATTTTATTGATGCGGCGGAAATGTATCCTGTACCAACAGGTGCAGACACCTATGGCAAAACAGAAGCCTATATTGGTGAATGGCTCAAGCATCAGCAACGAGATAAATTAATTATTGCTACAAAAATTGCAGGCCCCGGTAGAGGCTTTGAATGGGTGCGTGGTGGAGCAAAAGCAATAGACTATGCCAATATTAAACAAGCCGTAGACGACAGCCTCAGAAGATTACAAACTGATTACATTGACTTATATCAAATACACTGGCCTGATCGCTACGTCCCGCGTTTTGGACAAACAGTCTTTGATCCCACCC
Above is a genomic segment from Nostoc sp. MS1 containing:
- a CDS encoding acyl-CoA dehydrogenase family protein: MPSVITETQDYIKLAASLVPVFAQTAVERDKQGGTAKYERSHLRQSGLLKLIIPKEYGGLGETWITTLQIVRQFAQVDSSIAHLFGYHHLQVITPYLYGTTEQAENYYTWTARHNWFWGNALNPLDKRLTLSSDGKNYRLNGLKSFCSGAQDSDMLTVSALPIGESKPVVVAIPTFSYGITIHDDWDNIGQRQTDSGSVSFANVLVKEFEILANPESIGTPFAALRIYISHLVRVNILLGIALGAFAQAKEYTTTTTQPWVNSGVHSATADPYILQTYGKLWVDLNAATVLSDEAAEKFQAAWERGRQLTADEFGKTAIAISTAAAFTTKVGLEITNQIFELMGARATATEYGFDRYWRNLRTLTLHDPLSYKIQEVGKWALNGEFSQF